The following are from one region of the Phormidium sp. PBR-2020 genome:
- a CDS encoding serine/threonine protein kinase, which produces MSYCINPQCPSPEDGIDPRDTVCPHCGSDLVFQNRYRINRLLGSGGFGKTFEALDGRNLKVIKVLFKNHPKAVTLFQQEAKVLSRLEHPGIPKVNPDGYFTYTPPYSEEPVHCLVMEKIEGLNLVEWLEQRNNKPIDKKQTVEWLEQLVEILEQVHQQHYFHRDIKPQNIMRRPTGQLVLIDFGTAREVTGTYLNKVGGGQNVTEIISAGYSPPEQINGKAVPQSDFYALGRTFVYLMTGKKPTEFPENPRTGKLLWREGAPQIPDALGDVIDYLMAPFPGNRPQHAQMILNCLAEAEPAIASTKSTLTLSFQRKPKTPSAGESKTRQRGSQSGLSRNNSGSGHSRNTGNSGNTTSSSQSGRTHVPHSGPRRQRQLPQLLRWPQIQISWQPFAALFLALAALSQGYGYWRYGLFPANPWDLVLAIPSASFLENLIARHAGDVQTLAIVPDGTLLVSGRNQDVDLIATRNNIVLQTRSVHESWIRAILVTPDGNSLITASDDASIRIWDLRTAIRRFTLSGHGGPVNALALSQNGQVLVSASDDGTLRVWDVNQGRVQRTLLGHTGPVNALALSADGTTLISGGEDQSLRIWDVQRGVLIRSLTGHQGPITAVALSPDEASIASAAEGDQVRLWNVFPGAELFRLHDTEVNVSELAFSPDGAYVLGAGRELHFWNLESGDRDYSLRGHSQEISSLVLTPDGRQVITGSSDGTIKRWNLPTEESPETSDL; this is translated from the coding sequence GTGAGTTATTGCATTAACCCCCAATGCCCTAGCCCCGAAGACGGGATCGATCCGAGAGACACCGTTTGTCCTCACTGCGGGTCAGACTTAGTCTTTCAGAATCGCTATCGCATCAACCGACTCCTTGGGAGTGGGGGATTTGGCAAAACCTTTGAAGCCCTCGATGGTCGCAACCTCAAGGTCATCAAGGTTCTCTTCAAAAACCATCCCAAAGCAGTGACCCTCTTTCAACAAGAGGCCAAAGTCCTCAGCCGCCTGGAACATCCCGGGATTCCCAAAGTCAATCCCGACGGCTACTTCACCTATACCCCCCCCTACAGTGAAGAGCCAGTTCACTGTCTCGTGATGGAAAAAATCGAGGGGTTAAACCTCGTCGAGTGGCTTGAACAACGCAACAACAAACCGATCGACAAGAAACAGACCGTCGAATGGCTCGAACAACTCGTAGAAATTCTCGAACAAGTCCACCAGCAGCATTATTTCCACCGAGACATCAAACCTCAGAACATCATGCGCCGTCCCACCGGCCAATTAGTCCTCATCGACTTTGGCACGGCCCGGGAAGTCACCGGAACCTATCTCAACAAAGTTGGTGGGGGCCAGAACGTTACTGAGATTATTTCCGCTGGCTACAGTCCCCCAGAACAAATCAACGGTAAAGCCGTCCCCCAGTCAGACTTCTACGCCTTGGGGCGCACCTTCGTCTATCTCATGACCGGGAAAAAGCCCACAGAATTTCCCGAAAATCCTCGAACGGGGAAACTCCTCTGGCGAGAAGGAGCGCCCCAAATTCCCGACGCCCTCGGCGATGTTATTGATTATCTCATGGCTCCGTTTCCCGGAAATCGGCCCCAACATGCCCAGATGATTCTCAACTGTCTGGCCGAGGCCGAACCGGCGATCGCCTCCACTAAATCCACCCTCACCCTCTCCTTCCAACGCAAACCCAAAACCCCCTCAGCCGGAGAATCGAAAACCCGTCAACGAGGGAGTCAGTCGGGCCTTTCCCGGAATAACTCCGGCAGCGGTCACTCCCGCAATACCGGCAACTCCGGCAACACGACCTCCAGCAGTCAAAGTGGACGCACCCATGTCCCCCATTCGGGCCCCCGCAGACAGCGGCAACTCCCACAACTGCTGCGCTGGCCGCAAATTCAGATCAGTTGGCAGCCTTTCGCGGCCCTGTTCCTAGCCCTGGCCGCCCTCAGTCAAGGCTATGGCTACTGGCGCTATGGCCTCTTCCCCGCAAATCCCTGGGATTTAGTGTTAGCCATTCCCAGTGCCTCCTTTTTAGAGAACCTCATTGCTCGTCACGCCGGAGATGTTCAGACCCTCGCCATTGTCCCCGATGGAACCCTCCTTGTGAGTGGTCGCAACCAAGATGTCGACCTCATCGCCACCCGCAACAATATTGTCCTGCAAACCCGTTCCGTCCATGAATCTTGGATTCGAGCTATTCTGGTTACCCCAGATGGCAATAGCCTCATCACCGCCAGTGATGATGCCAGTATCCGCATTTGGGATTTGCGGACTGCAATTCGTCGCTTTACCCTGAGTGGCCATGGAGGCCCCGTCAACGCCCTGGCCCTTTCCCAAAATGGGCAAGTGTTAGTCAGTGCAAGTGACGATGGCACCCTACGGGTTTGGGATGTCAATCAGGGACGGGTTCAACGGACTCTATTGGGCCATACCGGCCCCGTCAACGCGTTGGCCCTCTCGGCTGATGGAACGACTCTAATTAGTGGCGGCGAGGATCAGAGTTTACGCATTTGGGATGTACAGCGTGGGGTCTTGATTCGCTCCCTAACTGGACATCAGGGCCCCATTACGGCTGTGGCCCTCTCCCCCGATGAAGCTTCGATCGCTAGCGCCGCTGAGGGGGATCAGGTGCGCTTATGGAATGTTTTTCCAGGAGCGGAGCTGTTTCGTCTCCACGATACTGAGGTCAATGTGAGTGAGTTGGCCTTCAGCCCCGATGGTGCTTATGTCCTTGGGGCCGGGCGTGAACTGCATTTTTGGAACCTGGAAAGTGGCGATCGCGACTATAGCCTCCGGGGTCATAGTCAGGAGATCAGTAGTCTTGTGTTGACCCCCGATGGTCGTCAGGTGATTACCGGGTCTAGCGATGGGACGATTAAGCGTTGGAATTTACCGACTGAGGAGAGTCCAGAGACCAGCGATTTGTAA
- a CDS encoding glycosyltransferase yields the protein MMSNISINLIARDNASGLTRDALMLMELLQGEGFDISWCRACEPGLRGQFPTQALLRCQQRWRRWRRQPRYDVNLFIEGVVPWWVPHAHFNLLIPNQDWFHGYWRPYLKEFDYILCKTEIAEKVFSPWGRTLYIGFTSEDCQLPEITPNYDRAFHLGSDRVRLKTDLIWQIWREHPDFPPLTLSSRTLPPKTEIPKNLTWIRDFIPTAKLRRLQNSHGVHLYPTRIEGFGHRITEAMSCRGALLTTDAPPMNEIVTPDCGILVPYEKTQPQHWGTQYHVTHDTLTAALETLWGTDISTRRAWGKQARQYYEERDRSFRQRLPELLRNL from the coding sequence ATGATGTCCAACATTTCCATCAACCTCATCGCCCGTGACAATGCGTCTGGGTTAACTCGGGATGCTCTGATGCTGATGGAACTCTTGCAAGGGGAAGGATTTGACATATCTTGGTGCAGAGCTTGTGAACCGGGATTACGAGGTCAGTTTCCCACCCAGGCCCTGCTACGCTGCCAACAACGCTGGCGACGGTGGCGCAGGCAACCCCGTTATGATGTCAATCTATTTATCGAAGGTGTGGTTCCCTGGTGGGTTCCCCATGCTCATTTTAATCTCCTGATTCCGAACCAGGACTGGTTTCATGGCTATTGGCGTCCCTATTTAAAGGAGTTTGACTATATCCTCTGTAAAACTGAAATTGCCGAAAAAGTCTTTTCTCCCTGGGGACGAACCCTGTACATCGGCTTCACCAGCGAAGACTGCCAACTCCCCGAGATAACCCCCAATTATGATCGCGCCTTTCACTTGGGGAGCGATCGCGTCCGTTTAAAAACCGATCTCATCTGGCAAATTTGGCGAGAACACCCGGACTTTCCGCCGCTGACCCTAAGCAGCAGAACGTTACCCCCCAAAACGGAGATTCCCAAAAATCTGACCTGGATTCGGGACTTTATCCCCACCGCAAAGCTGCGGAGGCTTCAGAATAGCCATGGCGTCCATCTTTATCCCACCCGCATTGAGGGCTTTGGGCATCGTATCACCGAAGCGATGAGTTGCCGGGGAGCTTTGCTAACTACGGATGCACCACCCATGAATGAAATTGTTACTCCCGATTGTGGGATTCTGGTTCCCTATGAGAAGACACAACCCCAACATTGGGGAACCCAATATCACGTGACCCACGACACCCTCACCGCCGCTCTTGAAACACTCTGGGGAACCGACATCAGCACCCGTCGCGCCTGGGGAAAACAGGCGCGACAGTATTACGAGGAACGCGATCGCAGCTTCCGCCAACGACTCCCCGAACTCCTGCGTAATCTCTAA
- the shc gene encoding squalene--hopene cyclase has protein sequence MDRNRFQQAIQASQEYLLQQQHPDGYWWADLESNVTMLAEVILLHKIWQLEDRLPWEKAERFFREQQQNHGGWELFRGDGGDLSTSVEAYLGLRLLGVPATDPALVNAKTFILAKGGIGKTRVFTKMHLALIGAYDWRGVPSIPPWIMLLPREAPFSIYDMSSWARGSTVPLLIVFDEKPVYRLDPHISLDELYTQGMAAASFELPRTGDWSDAFVELDNLFKWGEQLNLVPFREEGLRAAEQWVIERQEASGDWGGIIPAMLNSMLALRSLNYDLADPVVERGFEAIARFGVETDNTYWVQPCVSPVWDTAWVVRSLIESGIAPDDPRIVKGGNWLLSQQILDYGDWQVKNPTGEPGGWAFEFDNRFYPDLDDSAVVIMALNQTQLPHPEKTQAAVKRGIRWILSMQCQNGGWAAFDVDNDKDWLNALPYSDLKATIDPPTADVTARILEMAAELETLSPETPLQENSEQFEQALAYLLGEQEEDGSWFGRWGVNYIYGTSGALSALALVTPERHRGPLERGANWLLSVQNADGGWGETCLSYDHPRFKGDGDSTASQTAWALLGLMAVAKVLDSGSSPAWREAIARGVDYLMETQQPDGTWDESWFTGTGFPSHFYLRYDYYRLYFPLLALGRYRQMS, from the coding sequence ATGGATAGGAACAGATTTCAACAGGCCATTCAGGCCAGCCAAGAGTATCTCTTGCAACAGCAACATCCTGATGGCTATTGGTGGGCCGATCTTGAATCCAACGTCACCATGTTGGCGGAGGTGATTCTCCTCCATAAAATTTGGCAGCTTGAGGATCGCCTTCCCTGGGAGAAAGCCGAACGGTTTTTCCGGGAACAGCAACAGAACCACGGTGGCTGGGAACTGTTCCGAGGGGATGGGGGAGATTTAAGTACCTCGGTTGAAGCCTATCTGGGGTTGCGGCTGTTGGGGGTTCCTGCCACTGATCCGGCTCTCGTTAACGCCAAAACTTTTATTTTAGCCAAAGGAGGGATTGGGAAAACACGGGTGTTTACCAAGATGCACTTGGCTCTAATTGGCGCTTATGATTGGCGAGGCGTGCCTTCAATTCCCCCTTGGATTATGCTGCTTCCCAGGGAGGCGCCGTTTAGTATTTATGATATGTCCAGTTGGGCCCGGGGCAGTACGGTTCCCCTGTTAATCGTCTTTGATGAGAAGCCGGTGTATCGCCTCGACCCCCACATCAGTTTAGATGAACTCTATACGCAAGGGATGGCCGCCGCCTCCTTTGAGTTACCCCGAACTGGGGACTGGAGTGATGCGTTTGTGGAATTGGACAATCTCTTTAAGTGGGGGGAACAGCTTAATTTAGTTCCTTTCCGGGAAGAGGGACTCAGGGCCGCCGAACAGTGGGTGATTGAGCGTCAGGAGGCCAGCGGTGACTGGGGAGGGATTATTCCCGCCATGCTCAATTCCATGTTGGCCCTGCGGAGTTTGAACTATGATCTTGCCGATCCGGTTGTGGAACGGGGGTTTGAGGCGATCGCCCGCTTTGGGGTGGAGACGGACAACACCTATTGGGTGCAGCCTTGTGTCTCCCCCGTTTGGGATACGGCTTGGGTGGTGCGATCGCTGATCGAGTCAGGAATCGCACCGGATGACCCCCGCATTGTCAAGGGGGGCAACTGGCTGCTGAGTCAGCAAATCCTCGACTATGGGGATTGGCAGGTTAAAAACCCAACCGGCGAACCGGGAGGCTGGGCCTTTGAGTTTGACAATCGCTTTTATCCCGATTTGGATGACTCGGCGGTGGTGATTATGGCCCTCAATCAAACCCAACTCCCCCATCCCGAGAAGACCCAGGCGGCCGTAAAACGGGGAATCCGTTGGATACTGTCGATGCAATGTCAGAATGGCGGCTGGGCGGCCTTCGATGTGGATAATGATAAGGACTGGTTAAATGCTCTGCCTTACAGTGATTTGAAGGCCACCATCGACCCTCCCACGGCTGATGTGACGGCCCGCATTTTGGAGATGGCGGCAGAGTTGGAGACTCTGTCCCCGGAGACTCCCTTACAGGAGAACTCCGAGCAATTTGAACAGGCGTTAGCCTATTTATTAGGGGAACAAGAGGAGGATGGTTCTTGGTTTGGTCGTTGGGGAGTCAACTACATTTATGGAACCAGTGGTGCTTTGTCAGCCTTGGCCCTGGTGACGCCAGAACGCCACCGTGGGCCCCTTGAACGGGGGGCAAATTGGTTGCTGAGCGTGCAAAATGCCGATGGCGGTTGGGGGGAAACCTGTCTGAGTTATGATCATCCTCGTTTTAAGGGAGACGGAGATAGCACCGCCTCCCAAACCGCTTGGGCCCTACTGGGGTTGATGGCAGTGGCCAAGGTGTTAGACTCGGGGTCTAGTCCGGCTTGGCGCGAGGCGATCGCCCGGGGAGTGGACTATTTAATGGAGACTCAACAGCCGGATGGAACCTGGGACGAGTCCTGGTTTACGGGAACGGGTTTTCCCAGTCATTTCTATCTACGCTATGACTACTATCGTCTCTATTTTCCCCTATTGGCGTTGGGACGGTATCGCCAGATGTCCTAG
- a CDS encoding Gfo/Idh/MocA family oxidoreductase, giving the protein MNGDIKVAVIGTGFGQKVHIPGFQIHHRTKVQGVYHRDAAKAQAVADEFNIPQAYSSLEDLFNSPEIDAVSIATPPFLHAEMAQQAIAAGKHVLLEKPMTLNVSEATTLYHLAQEKGIVAAMDFEYRGVPTWMRLAELLEDGYVGQKRLIKIDWLMASRANPERGWDWYAQKDKGGGALGALGSHTFDYIAWLFGPVQRMFAQLHTSISQRPDPSEGGRLKPVDADDTALLTLELADGTPCQVSISSATYGGRGHWVEVYGDAGTLILGSSNQQDYVHGFRLLGAQGGDSPVELEIPNRLAFPRSYPDGRLAPFLRTIDRWVQGIDSGVAIAPSFREGVYSQLLMDLTQESSQQQTWLDVPSLDTILR; this is encoded by the coding sequence ATGAACGGAGATATCAAAGTTGCCGTCATTGGTACAGGATTTGGGCAAAAAGTCCATATTCCCGGATTTCAGATTCACCATCGCACCAAAGTTCAAGGGGTCTATCATCGGGATGCGGCCAAGGCCCAAGCGGTGGCGGATGAGTTCAACATTCCCCAGGCCTATAGTTCTTTAGAGGATCTGTTTAACTCTCCCGAGATTGATGCGGTGAGTATCGCCACACCGCCGTTCCTTCATGCTGAGATGGCCCAACAGGCGATCGCCGCTGGGAAACATGTCCTCTTAGAAAAGCCGATGACGCTCAATGTCTCGGAAGCGACAACCCTCTACCATCTGGCCCAAGAGAAGGGAATTGTGGCGGCGATGGATTTTGAATATCGTGGCGTTCCCACTTGGATGCGTCTGGCGGAACTTCTCGAAGACGGCTATGTCGGCCAGAAACGACTGATTAAAATTGACTGGTTGATGGCCAGTCGCGCCAATCCAGAACGGGGTTGGGACTGGTACGCTCAAAAAGACAAAGGGGGAGGCGCGTTGGGGGCCTTAGGGTCTCATACCTTTGATTATATTGCCTGGTTGTTTGGCCCGGTGCAACGGATGTTTGCCCAGTTACATACGTCGATTTCCCAACGTCCAGACCCCAGTGAGGGAGGTCGTCTCAAACCGGTGGATGCTGATGACACGGCCTTATTAACCTTAGAACTAGCTGATGGAACTCCCTGTCAGGTGAGTATCAGTTCGGCAACCTATGGGGGACGCGGCCACTGGGTTGAGGTGTATGGTGATGCGGGAACTCTGATTTTAGGAAGTAGTAACCAGCAAGACTATGTTCATGGCTTCCGGTTGTTAGGCGCGCAAGGGGGAGACTCTCCCGTGGAACTGGAGATTCCCAACCGCTTAGCCTTCCCCCGTAGTTATCCCGATGGACGGTTGGCCCCCTTCCTGCGTACCATTGATCGCTGGGTGCAAGGAATTGACAGTGGGGTGGCGATCGCTCCCTCGTTCCGAGAAGGGGTGTATTCCCAACTGTTAATGGATTTAACCCAGGAATCGAGTCAGCAGCAAACGTGGCTCGATGTCCCTAGTTTAGACACCATACTGCGCTAA
- the gshB gene encoding glutathione synthase, protein MKFAFILDPLASLDPGHDTTVAFMEAVQHLGHEVWTTQANQLGVVDGVAYSWLSSVTLTPVENHDGHWQAADPWYEVESPIWQPLEAMDAVLMRTDPPVNVPYLYATYILDYVNPDKTLVLNHPRGLRAANEKMYALQFPEAIPETIVTRDKAVVREFVQRRQKAILKPLGGKAGEGIFMIQVGDFNLNSLVELSTLNGDVPVMVQQYLPEAKEGDKRIILLDGDPIGAVNRIPTGEEFRGNMAVGGRVAKAEITEREREICRQVAPKLRQDGLYFVGIDVIGGYLTEVNVTSPTGVREIDLLDNVRLGETVVNWMCDRIQHLPHRN, encoded by the coding sequence GTGAAATTTGCCTTCATCCTCGACCCCCTAGCCAGCCTCGACCCCGGTCACGATACCACCGTCGCCTTCATGGAAGCCGTCCAACATCTCGGTCATGAAGTCTGGACCACCCAAGCCAATCAATTAGGAGTCGTGGATGGAGTGGCCTATAGTTGGCTGTCTTCCGTTACCCTAACTCCCGTCGAAAACCATGACGGTCATTGGCAGGCCGCCGACCCCTGGTATGAGGTTGAATCCCCCATCTGGCAGCCCCTCGAAGCCATGGATGCGGTGTTAATGCGAACGGACCCGCCGGTGAATGTTCCGTACCTTTACGCCACCTATATCCTGGACTATGTGAACCCTGACAAAACCTTGGTTCTCAACCATCCCCGAGGCCTACGGGCCGCCAATGAGAAGATGTACGCCTTGCAGTTTCCCGAGGCAATTCCTGAAACCATTGTCACTCGGGATAAAGCGGTTGTTCGTGAGTTTGTGCAACGCCGCCAAAAAGCCATCCTCAAGCCTTTGGGGGGGAAAGCCGGAGAAGGGATTTTTATGATTCAGGTGGGGGACTTTAACCTCAACTCCCTGGTGGAACTGAGTACCCTCAACGGGGACGTTCCAGTGATGGTGCAGCAATATCTCCCGGAAGCCAAAGAGGGAGATAAACGGATTATCCTGTTAGATGGCGACCCCATTGGCGCTGTTAATCGCATACCCACTGGGGAGGAGTTCCGGGGAAACATGGCCGTGGGGGGACGGGTAGCTAAGGCAGAAATTACCGAACGAGAACGGGAGATTTGTCGGCAAGTTGCCCCCAAACTGCGGCAAGATGGATTGTACTTTGTGGGCATTGATGTGATTGGTGGCTATTTAACCGAAGTCAATGTCACCAGTCCTACGGGGGTGCGGGAGATTGACCTCCTCGATAACGTGCGCTTAGGGGAGACGGTGGTGAACTGGATGTGCGATCGCATTCAACACTTGCCTCATCGAAACTAG
- a CDS encoding VOC family protein — protein sequence MSITEYRHTAILVSDLDRADGFYGEVLGLTRVERPLNFPGTWYQIGAMQLHLIVSESPSRDLASEKWGRNPHVAFGIDDLDDTLTRLEAAGCPVQRSASGRPALFTRDPDGNVIELSAE from the coding sequence ATGAGCATTACTGAATATCGACATACTGCCATTCTTGTCTCGGACCTTGACCGCGCGGACGGGTTCTATGGTGAGGTGTTGGGACTGACTCGGGTGGAACGTCCTCTGAACTTTCCGGGGACTTGGTATCAAATCGGTGCGATGCAATTGCATCTGATTGTCTCGGAGTCCCCCTCCCGAGACCTGGCTTCTGAGAAATGGGGCCGCAATCCTCATGTGGCCTTTGGCATTGATGACCTCGATGATACGTTAACCCGTTTAGAGGCGGCGGGGTGTCCGGTTCAACGCAGTGCTTCGGGACGACCGGCATTGTTTACCCGAGACCCCGATGGTAATGTCATTGAACTTAGCGCAGAATGA